One region of Trichoderma breve strain T069 chromosome 7 map unlocalized scaffold00007, whole genome shotgun sequence genomic DNA includes:
- a CDS encoding fungal specific transcription factor domain-containing protein codes for MESKLEFINLSHPSQGSSSKLQRRAYSHAARVSHARVKHARKAANQASNVEPSIPYAKKTQASEAIDRRDNCLVDVGPERYSARIPDPVDQLTSSRRDPFGCFARPLSPLEHYLFDHYITIVTTQYGSKCMILKDPSFHHHQLRISWIQLAVSNVGMLSTTFLSTCRHLHQVYQKEEYITLAMQYRILCIRAIREAIDAGDCSARDSIIATIISLTLDEIQAGNIAASRQHVRGLAEIVHSSGGPETLGMDGLLKHLFEKLAYDMGLLLGEDASPVGLIDYVAQGGINMPSIAT; via the exons ATGGAGAGCAAGCTTGAGTTTATAAATCTGTCACATCCTTCACAAGGGTCTTCTTCCAAGTTACAACGCCGCGCGTACTCACATGCTGCTCGAGTCTCTCATGCTAGAGTGAAGCATGCTCGCAAAGCCGCAAACCAGGCCAGCAATGTGGAGCCGAGTATTCCGTATGCAAAGAAAACTCAAGCCAGTGAAGCTATAGACCGGAGAGACAACTGTTTGGTCGACGTTGGGCCTGAGAGGTACTCCGCTAGGATTCCCGATCCTGTCGATCAGCTCACATCCAGTCGGCGGGATCCTTTTGGATGCTTTGCTAGGCCGCTTTCGCCACTGGAGCACTACCTCTTTGACCATT ATATCACAATAGTCACTACCCAATATGGATCCAAATGCATGATACTCAAAGATCCAagcttccaccaccaccagctaCGGATAAGCTGGATCCAGCTGGCCGTATCCAATGTGGGCATGTTGAGCACTACATTCTTATCTACATGCCGCCATTTACATCAAGTCTACCAGAAAGAGGAGTACATTACTTTGGCGATGCAGTATAGAATCCTCTGTATTCGCGCTATTAGAGAGGCCATTGATGCTGGGGATTGCTCGGCGAGAGACTCGATAATTGCCACGATTATATCTTTGACATTAGATGAG ATACAAGCTGGCAATATAGCTGCGTCAAGGCAACATGTACGTGGGCTTGCAGAAATAGTCCACTCTTCTGGAGGGCCGGAAACCCTCGGTATGGATGGCTTGTTGAAGCACCTGTTCGAGAAATTGGCATACGACATGGGGCTTCTTCTAGGCGAAGACGCAAGTCCAGTAGGGCTCATCGATTATGTTGCTCAAGGCGGGATTAATATGCCGAGCATTGCTACCTAG
- a CDS encoding fungal specific transcription factor domain-containing protein: MSTRRYRSAIACQTCRVRKVRCSVSMTGVPCISCEQDQTECILKPRQGKRHRQSTTVFPAPRHYVESSAAMRDTANQSNANPSSPDSSPGGEIVPLQDSQAPLDTPETKVSAASSEPSAADEEQLGVEMVEVALGHPRRECQVPYYIGEQTGGPTSTMHICTTDHLIPKHLLMPAAKPTTLTEDEKTFLRRKGVYSFLSDTASDSLIRAYFHNVHPIMPILEADKLLEYHRSKRLKEYNLILLWGLYTISSNYVPAEIYENEGFTSRKAFKAEMFARAVCVYNNGGEKNNLILLQGALLLGFWNSDIEDHMQPWQWSGRAINLCHVLGLHRDIDAIGYNPSITERQRSLFRRLWWTCFWRDRWLSVSLGRPLRINLDESDTPDPLVSDIAVDLEGIPESVTSAFFPRDLPRLAEYWIQLIQMTKLLGKTLMTCYQLRRPKPTINEIDTLEAELMRFNMPEHPDPILSRLATFYYYHLQLHYQAILITFYRPCSVEAPSDLPSYRQREWQQEMQGKAMSAASKTCNIVYALAQGNFFSFAGPMTPTLLVPAMQVYLLNCKFGDALSRRLGLNMLNMCMMILEELQKTYSVASVCRGIFGKAIQQLFPDDAASISLTHSLPEQDVTPVAELMPPPSSIPDTALQLELFGANVTKADFIDALTAEASIFSFVDMLNFSS, from the exons ATGTCGACTCGCCGCTATCGTTCGGCTATTGCGTGTCAAACCTGCCGAGTGCGCAAGGTGCGATGTAGCGTGTCCATGACGGGAGTGCCGTGTATTAGTTGCGAGCAGGACCAAACGGAATGCATCCTGAAGCCGCGACAAGGCAAACG CCATCGGCAGAGCACTACTGTGTTCCCGGCTCCCCGTCACTATGTTGAAAGCTCGGCGGCAATGCGGGATACCGCTAACCAAAGCAATGCCAATCCTTCGTCACCGGATTCTAGTCCGGGGGGTGAAATTGTACCATTGCAAGACTCACAAGCGCCGTTGGACACGCCTGAGACCAAAGTTTCAGCTGCGTCCAGTGAGCCAAGTGCCGCTGATGAGGAACAGCTCGGCGTTGAAATGGTAGAAGTGGCCCTGGGGCATCCACGAAGAGAGTGCCAAGTCCCGTACTACATCG GTGAGCAGACTGGGGGGCCTACATCAACCATGCATATATGCACAACCGATCACCTCATACCAAAGCATCTTCTCATGCCAGCGGCAAAGCCAACCACCTTAACCGAAGATGAAAAAACCTTCCTCCGCCGTAAAGGCGTCTATTCATTTTTATCAGACACAGCAAGTGATAGTTTGATCCGGGCATATTTCCACAATGTCCACCCAATCATGCCCATCTTGGAAGCAGACAAACTCCTGGAATATCATCGCTCTAAACGACTGAAAGAGTATAACCTTATACTACTATGGGGTCTTTATACTATTTCTTCCAAT TACGTACCTGCAGAGATATACGAGAATGAAGGTTTTACATCTCGAAAAGCGTTTAAAGCCGAGATGTTTGCTCGTGCAGTC TGCGTATATAACAACGGCGGGGAAAAGAACAACCTCATCCTTCTACAGGGGGCGCTGCTGCTAGGCTTCTGGAACTCAGATATAGAGGATCACATGCAGCCATGGCAGTGGAGCGGCCGAGCTATTAATCTGTGTCATGTCCTCGGCCTCCACCGCGAtattgatgccattggataTAACCCATCCATAACCGAACGACAGCGTTCACTATTTCGGAGACTATGGTGGACGTGCTTCTGGCGAGATCGTTGGCTCTCCGTGTCACTGGGCAGGCCTTTGCGGATCAATCTTGACGAATCTGACACTCCTGACCCGCTGGTTTCAGACATTGCCGTGGACCTGGAGGGCATACCAGAGTCTGTGACATCGGCGTTTTTCCCTAGAGACCTGCCGCGATTGGCAGAATATTGGATTCAGTTGATACAAATGACGAAGTTGCTCGGCAAGACTCTCATGACGTGCTACCAACTGCGACGGCCGAAGCCCACAATCAATGAGATCGATACTCTCGAGGCAGAGTTGATGCGCTTCAATATGCCAGAACACCCAGATCCGATTCTATCTCGATTGGCGACGTTTTACTATTACCATTTACAGCTACACTACCA GGCCATCTTAATCACATTTTACCGACCTTGTAGCGTAGAGGCTCCGTCAGATCTTCCTTCTTACCGCCAGAGAGAATGGCAGCAGGAAATGCAGGGGAAAGCAATGTCTGCTGCCTCAAAGACTTGCAACATTGTCTATGCACTCGCTCAGGGCAACTTCTTTTCGTTTGCCGGACCAATGAC GCCCACGCTTCTGGTCCCGGCAATGCAAGTCTACCTTCTCAATTGCAAATTCGGCGACGCCCTCTCAAGGCGACTCGGCTTAAATATGCTGAACATGTGCATGATGATCTTGGAAGAGCTGCAAAAGACGTATTCAGTCGCTTCCGTGTGCCGAGGTATTTTCGGCAAGGCCATCCAGCAGCTCTTCCCCGACGATGCTGCTAGTATCTCTTTAACCCACTCTCTTCCCGAGCAAGACGTGACGCCAGTAGCGGAGCTGATGCCCCCTCCGAGCTCTATTCCAGATACTGCTCTTCAGTTGGAGCTCTTTGGTGCCAATGTCACCAAGGCGGATTTTATTGATGCCCTTACAGCTGAGGCATCCATTTTCAGTTTTGTCGATATGCTGAACTTTTCATCATGA
- a CDS encoding NADPH-dependent FMN reductase domain-containing protein encodes MTASKQANVAIIITSTRLVRVGPAIANIVKDILEKEDGNDTKLSLVDLADFKLPIYDESVVPYQVPSQATYANEHSRRWSAEISKYDAYILVIPEYNYGVAGSTKNAIDYLRNEWIGKPAAIVSYGMTGGKNASEQVKVSLEGTELRVSPTRPQLIFAKNGETPDIFTAMQKGELGEKSREIWTTENKKDIVKAFEELKEAIKNPPAAKEK; translated from the coding sequence ATGACTGCATCTAAGCAGGCCAAcgtggccatcatcatcactagCACCAGACTTGTTCGAGTTGGACCGGCAATTGCCAACATTGTCAAAGACATTcttgaaaaggaagatggaaACGATACAAAGCTCTCCTTGGTCGATCTTGCAGACTTTAAGCTGCCAATCTACGACGAGAGCGTTGTTCCGTACCAAGTTCCCTCTCAGGCAACATATGCCAACGAACACAGCCGCCGCTGGAGTGCCGAGATCTCCAAATATGACGCCTATATCCTGGTCATTCCCGAATACAACTACGGTGTGGCGGGAAGCACAAAGAATGCGATTGACTACCTGAGGAATGAGTGGATTGGGAAGCCAGCAGCTATCGTAAGCTACGGCATGACGGGCGGCAAGAATGCTTCGGAACAAGTCAAGGTCTCCCTTGAGGGAACGGAACTTCGCGTGAGCCCTACACGGCCTCAGCTTATATTTGCAAAGAATGGCGAAACACCAGACATCTTTACCGCTATGCAGAAGGGCGAGCTAGGCGAGAAATCTCGCGAGATTTGGACCACTGAGAACAAGAAGGATATTGTGAAGGCTTTTGAGGAGCTGAAAGAGGCAATCAAGAATCCACCGGCagccaaagaaaaataa
- a CDS encoding cytochrome p450 domain-containing protein produces MATAAANPALFVATLSPVSIGVAVISILLLKILYGLSTDRLGHIPGPFIARLTPIWYWYLTWKGIECTVITALHKKYGPVVRIAPNEIDISDGAAVNPIYIDNGGFRKIAGYRNFDINGFPTIFSVTDHTHRAVRAKAVSPLFAQQAITNGKPAMQKIIDTTLVELERRKSLAAGRPVDLLNLFRSMAMDALTEYLIGECFNSVGTERLSATAFVDNFAAGGRFFYLPSWIFSFFDSWAAKIDKNKLSISTSTNIVQEFAAKAVDDSIAQGEKETYQGRLLNANLSREEAIAQVMDIMFAGTDGVARILAVFCWHLAQAPDILEGTYKEIMQNPGVDARSLPYLSGAVKEACRLALANPTRLPRVVPSGGLNVPNLPTIPAGTSVGIGAYSLHFNPQVFPKPYEFVPERWLECTPEMLRDSFHFGKGPRQCIARNFASAIVWWASEALVRSRVLDGARPVVEKIEIVEWFNSKQVGGNIELRWA; encoded by the exons ATGgcgactgctgctgccaatcCAGCTTTGTTTGTGGCAACTCTGAGTCCTGTATCCATTGGGGTGGCTGTCATTTCGATCTTGCTACTGAAAATCCTTTACGGACTGAGCACCGACCGCCTAGGACACATCCCAGGCCCCTTCATCGCTCGCCTTACTCCGATATGGTACTGGTATCTTACTTGGAAAGGCATTGAATGTACAGTTATTACTGCCTTGCACAAGAAATACGGACCTGTGGTTCGCATTGCCCCGAATGAAATTGACATTTCAGACGGAGCGGCTGTCAATCCTATATATATCGACAATGGCGGCTTTAGAAAGATTGCTGGATACAGAAATTTCGATATCAATGGTTTTCCTACCATATTTTCAGTAACAGATCATACTCATAGAGCAGTTCGTGCCAAGGCAGTATCGCCCTTGTTTGCGCAGCAAGCAATCACAAACGGCAAACCGGCTATGCAGAAAATTATCGATACAACACTGGTTGAGCTAGAGCGCCGAAAGTCTCTGGCAGCAGGCAGACCAGTTGATCTATTAAACCTCTTTCGCTCCATGGCGATGGATGCCTTGACGGAGTATCTAATTGGGGAATGCTTTAACAGTGTTGGCACCGAAAGACTTAGCGCAACTGCTTTCGTCGATAATTTTGCTGCGGGCGGTCGCTTCTTTTATCTTCCGAGTTGGATATTCAGCTTTTTTGATAGTTGGGCTGCGAAAATTGACAAGAATAAACTGTCAATAAGCACGAGCACAAATATTGTCCAGGAGTTTGCAGCCAAGGCCGTGGATGACAGTATCGcccaaggagagaaagaaacataCCAAGGACGGCTTCTTAATGCAAATCTCTCACGGGAAGAAGCTATAGCACAGGTCATGGATATCATGTTTGCAGGCACAGATGGGGTTGCCAGGATTCTAGCCGTCTTCTGCTGGCATCTTGCCCAGGCACCCGATAT CCTCGAAGGCACCTATAAGGAGATCATGCAGAATCCTGGCGTCGACGCTCGATCTCTCCCTTATCTATCAGGAGCGGTTAAAGAAGCTTGTCGTCTAGCATTAGCCAATCCTACTCGTCTTCCCCGGGTTGTCCCATCGGGAGGGCTGAATGTCCCAAATCTGCCGACTATTCCAGCTGGTACAAGCGTTGGCATCGGAGCTTACTCGCTGCATTTCAATCCCCAAGTATTTCCAAAGCCATATGAGTTCGTGCCAGAGCGCTGGCTGGAGTGTACGCCGGAAATGTTGCGAGATAGTTTTCACTTTGGCAAAGGCCCGCGGCAATGCATTGCCCGCAACTTTGCCTCTGCAATTGTGTGGTGGGCTTCTGAGGCTTTAGTTCGAAGCCGTGTGTTAGATGGCGCAAGACCGGTGGTAgagaagattgagattgTAGAGTGGTTCAATAGTAAGCAAGTAGGTGGTAATATTGAGCTTAGGTGGGCATAG
- a CDS encoding o-methyltransferase domain-containing protein, producing MAQTSETLESLLAAIVELTTTLTATLRAKNLPEPSFNEDAPGSLPPDQDIQGPRTKLVGALMDMLHLAMGPNEYFITQNMWLGNEAMALDVLNRFNFWGAVPLGGSASYAEIAAATKLPEQMARRFLRFGMSMYLFREESPESNRIVHTAASAYMARNHHMQSFTSHLLEDVRPATIVMADALQKWSAGHPTPSEEVEHAAFYLASFDGKVVSRPIFAEGLQALGGMINTETYVETFDWESLGEAIVVDVGGSSGHISAMVAKSHPQLHFVVQDLPELQPAFDEAMASAPKLADRISFQVHDFFTPQPVSASAYIFRNIFHDWPDKYVVKILQQLVPALTPGARIALFDIIMLPDYDEKRQRPPLPVRKMQGAFDMQMLVLFNAKERTAEDWTTVFKLADDRFRVNAIKMIPGASVGLIDVVFDG from the exons ATGGCACAAACCAGTGAAACGCTCGAGAGCTTGCTCGCCGCCATTGTAGAGCTCACCACAACGCTCACGGCCACTCTTCGGGCAAAGAACCTGCCTGAGCCATCATTCAACGAAGATGCACCAGGATCCCTACCACCTGATCAAGATATCCAAGGCCCCCGTACCAAACTTGTCGGAGCTCTGATGGATATGCTGCATCTAGCAATGGGGCCTAACGAGTATTTTATCACACAAAACATGTGG CTGGGTAATGAGGCCATGGCACTGGACGTCCTCAACCGCTTCAACTTCTGGGGCGCGGTTCCGCTTGGGGGCTCTGCCAGCTACGCCGAGATTGCAGCCGCTACGAAATTACCTGAACAAATGGCTCGCCGATTCCTCCGCTTCGGCATGAGCATGTACCTGTTTCGAGAAGAGTCTCCTGAGTCCAATCGGATTGTTCACACCGCTGCCTCTGCATACATGGCTCGTAACCACCATATGCAGTCCTTTACAAGCCATCTCCTCGAAGACGTCCGACCCGCTACTATAGTAATGGCGGATGCATTGCAAAAGTGGTCTGCTGGGCACCCGACACCGAGCGAAGAGGTGGAACATGCTGCCTTCTATCTAGCGAGTTTTGACGGCAAGGTGGTGTCTCGTCCAAT ATTCGCTGAAGGACTGCAAGCTCTCGGTGGCATGATTAATACCGAAACTTATGTGGAAACTTTTGACTGGGAGAGCCTTGGCGAGGCTATCGTTGTTGAT GTTGGTGGTTCAAGCGGCCATATCAGCGCAATGGTCGCAAAATCCCATCCACAACTCCATTTCGTAGTCCAGGACCTCCCGGAGCTACAGCCAGCCTTTGACGAAGCCATGGCATCGGCCCCCAAGCTTGCCGACCGCATATCATTCCAAGTTCACGACTTCTTTACGCCACAGCCTGTTTCCGCAAGCGCATACATCTTTCGCAACATCTTCCACGATTGGCCAGACAAGTACGTTGTGAAGATTCTTCAGCAACTAGTCCCAGCTTTGACTCCTGGGGCTCGCATCGCGCTATTCGACATCATTATGCTTCCAGACTATGATGAAAAGCGACAGCGGCCGCCTCTGCCGGTGAGGAAGATGCAGGGTGCATTTGACATGCAGATGTTGGTACTGTTCAATGCCAAGGAACGTACAGCTGAGGATTGGACTACTGTATTCAAGCTGGCAGATGATCGGTTCCGGGTCAATGCTATAAAGATGATCCCAGGTGCTAGTGTAGGGCTTATTGACGTTGTATTCGATGGATAG
- a CDS encoding FAD binding domain-containing protein produces the protein MKFSLQLAATATLLASAHASNLTTEAVARPPPPPPCRYLPSDPQWPNAAAWKSLNSSVGGRLVATVPIGTPCHDPKYNKAVCSQLQANWELPQTHYTTSSSVMQPFFANQSCDPFTPESKPCVLGNYISYAVNVSCDADVQAALAFATKYNIRVVVRNTGHDFFGRSTGAGALGIWTHNLKSISISTYKSAGYTGPSMKVGAGVQGFEMLEASHSKGFVAVSGECPTVGVAGGYTQGGGHSALSTSFGLGADQTLEFEVVTAAGQILTASPSKNSDLYWALSGGGSGYGVVTSMTVKLHPDATIGGAKITIAAATTTQDNFNKFVAGFHAMLPAMIDKGAMVIYLLTNTVFVLEPVTVYNSTSDYVQNVVLADFNALMSELGITPISTQYTTLSYYDHYNTYMGPLPNGNLDVGDFNYGSRLIPRSVLEKNNNALQAVLQNLTAHGVVMVGSSANYGKPAGAASNAVFPVWRTTTVHLQIGTVWNNTAPWSQMLADQKTITNEYVPQLTAVTPGSGAYMNEGDFQQPNFQQTFFGSNYNTLLSIKKKYDPNSLFYGLRLVGSEAWTVDNNGRMCRAK, from the exons atgaagttctCCCTTCAATTGGCGGCCACGGCCACGCTGCTGGCTTCTGCGCACGCGTCCAACTTGACCACAGAAGCTGTTgctcgccctcctcctcctcctccgtgcCGTTACCTCCCCAGCGATCCTCAGTGGCCCAATGCTGCCGCATGGAAGTCACTGAACTCGTCAGTCGGAGGTCGACTTGTTGCGACCGTCCCCATTGGAACGCCATGCCATGATCCCAAGTATAACAAGGCCGTTTGCTCGCAACTGCAGGCCAATTGGGAGCTGCCGCAAACCCA CTACACGACATCCTCCTCGGTGATGcagcccttcttcgccaaccAGAGCTGCGATCCCTTCACCCCTGAGTCTAAGCCGTGCGTTCTGGGCAATTACATCAGCTATGCCGTCAACGTCTCGTGCGACGCCGATGTCCAGGCCGCCCTGGCATTCGCAACCAAGTACAACATCCGCGTGGTTGTGCGCAACACTGGCCATGA CTTTTTTGGTCGCTCTACCGGCGCTGGCGCCCTGGGCATCTGGACTCATAACCTGAAGAGCATCAGTATCTCGACTTATAAAAGCGCCGGCTACACTGGCCCGTCGATGAAGGTGGGTGCAGGCGTCCAAGGCTTTGAAATGCTGGAGGCTTCTCACAGCAAGGGCTTTGTCGCCGTGTCTGGCGAGTGCCCAACCGTCGGCGTCGCTGGAGGTTACACCCAAGGTGGTGGCCACTCTGCTTTGAGCACCTCCTTCGGTCTCGGTGCTGATCAGACTCTGGAGTTCGAGGTTGTCACTGCGGCTGGCCAGATCCTGACTGCCTCTCCCTCCAAGAACAGCGACCTGTACTGGGCTCTGAGCGGAGGCGGCTCTGGATACGGAGTCGTTACGTCCATGACCGTCAAGCTTCATCCTGATGCTACCATTGGTGGTGCGAAGATCACCAtcgctgccgccaccaccactcAGGACAACTTCAACAAGTTTGTTGCCGGGTTCCATGCCATGCTACCCGCCATGATTGACAAGGGCGCCATGGTCATTTACCTTCTCACCAACACCGTCTTCGTGCTCGAGCCCGTCACCGTCTACAACTCCACGTCCGATTACGTCCAGAACGTTGTCCTTGCGGACTTCAACGCCCTGATGAGCGAGCTTGGAATTACCCCCATCTCCACCCAATACACCACGCTCTCATACTATGACCACTACAACACCTACATGGGCCCGCTGCCCAACGGAAACCTCGATGTTGGCGACTTCAACTACGGCAGCCGACTGATCCCCCGCAGCGTCCTCGAGAAGAACAACAATGCTCTCCAGGCTGTCCTGCAGAACCTGACTGCTCACGGTGTCGTCATGGTAGGCAGCTCCGCAAACTACGGCAAGCCGGCCGGCGCGGCCAGCAACGCAGTGTTCCCCGTCTGGCGAACCACCACGGTGCATCTGCAGATCGGTACCGTCTGGAACAACACCGCACCATGGTCGCAGATGCTCGCCGACCAGAAGACCATTACCAACGAGTATGTGCCGCAGCTTACTGCTGTGACCCCTGGTAGCGGTGCGTACATGAACGAGGGCGACTTCCAGCAGCCCAACTTCCAGCAGACCTTCTTTGGCTCCAATTACAACACTCTTCTTTCTATCAAGAAGAAGTATGATCCTAACTCTCTCTTTTATGGCCTTCGCCTTGTGGGCAGCGAGGCCTGGACTGTTGATAACAACGGAAGAATGTGCCGTGCTAAATAG